The segment CTGCGAGCCTATAGCGCAACGGCCGGTGGAATGTCCACCGGCCGTTTTTTCTCTCGTCGTGGCTGTTTGCGGCGCCGGTTGCCGCCTCAGTAGGTTGATTTGCCGGTCAAGCCCCCATCACGAGGACGTAATTCGATGAAGCAGGGAACCATCAAGACTCTCGGTACCGTCGCGCTCGGTGCCGCTTTTGTCGTCACCGCCGCGGGCGTCGCCAGCGCGGCCCCGTCGGTCGACGCTGCCGGGGTGCTGAAGAGCCTGCCGGTGAAGGACGCCGCCAAGACCGTCTCCGGGCTCACCAAGGCCAAGCCGGCCGGCAACGACGTCAAGACCAAGCTCAACTCCCAGGGCAACAAGCTGCTGGGCGGCCTGCCGACCAGCGCCGTCACCAAGACGCTCCCGCTGGGTGGCTGATCCCGCCACGCGGCTCGTCCCCTAGGGACACCCTCTGCGCCGTGCCCCGGCCGAACGCCCTCGTGCGTACGGCCGGGGCATCGTCATGTGCCGTCCGGGAACCGGGCGGCGGGGCGCCGGGCCGGCCCAGCCGGGCGGCCGGTCAGACGGCCGGCCGGGTCACCAGGCGGCGGCGCCGGTGGCGGCCTTGTCCTCCGAGGGGAGGAGTATCCACAGTGCCAGGTAGACCAGGAACTGCGGGCCGGGCAGCAGACAGGACACCACGAACAGCACACGCATCGTCGTCGGCGTCATTCCGAAGCGACGGGCCAGGCCCGCGCACACTCCGGCGATCATTCGGTTGTTGCTGGGGCGGACCAGTGCGGCGGCCATGACGGCGGCTCCTTTACGACTCGGTGGGGCGTTTGCCCGATGTCTCAAAGATAGGTCCGGCTGCCGGAGAGAACATCAGCCTGCGGGGCCAGTTCAACCCTGGGGATCCTCGGGGTTACCTCCCCGAGATCCCCGTACCGGCGACGCAGCCGGCGCCGCGCCCCGGGGACGACCGCCAGGTGCGCCAGGGCCACACCGAGGGAGGCGAGCAGCACCGAATCGATGTCCGGGACCCGGCCGGGTACCCCTGACTGAAGCAGCTCGATGGCCAGCGAGATCATCGCCCCGGCGAACACCGTGCGGGTCAGCGACACCAGCGGCGAAACGTTCAGCCGGCCGGCCGAGAGCGGCAGCAGCACGCCCAGCGGCGCCAGCAGCAGCACCGAGCCGCCCAGATGCTGTACGACCTCCCACGACAGGCCGTGCGCCAGCTCGGCCCGGATCGTCGCCAGCGGTTCGAGATTCGTCGCGGACACCCAGGGCACCGTGCGGGGACGCAACGTCAGCCAGGCGACGATCGACAGATGCGCCACAAGGAGGAGAAGTCCGGTGACGCGCATACGGGGAACGGCGGTGGTGCCGGGGCCATGACGCTGCACACAGGCCAGGACGCGACGGGCGGTGGCCGCGGTTCCGCCCAATTGCGCCCGCCTTGGTCCGCCGGGTCAGTCCTCGTCCGCCAACGGGTCGCCCCACCCGGCGTTCTCCGCTATGTCGGGATGGGCCAGCACATCCGCCGAGCAGTCGTAGCGGTGCGCGGTGGCGTCGCCCGGTCCGCCGAGCACGGCCGCGTGCTGCTTGCCCAGCGCCGGGCTCGCGCCGTAGGTGCACACCAGCTGCGCCAGTGCGAACGACGGCAGATCCTCCGGCCGGATGCTCAGCCGCAGGGTGTCCGCGGCATCGCCCGCGCGCGGCGCCGTGACCTTCAGGTCCTGGGGGAGCGCGGTGCTGAAGCCGGCCTGGTCCTCGTCGGCCGACGGTCGCCGCTGGAGCTCCTTCAGCAGTGCACGGGCGGCCGGCAGCCGCGGATCGGTGTCCGCCGAGCCCTTGGGCAGCGACACCGCCCGCTCCACCTGGGCCAGCGCCGAACCGCACACCAGATAGACGGTGGCCTGGGACCCGCCGGGCGGGTTCGGCGCCGGCTCGCCGGCCGGGGCCTTGCAGCTCACCCGCGAGGGCGCGCCACCCGCGTCGACCGGCACCGACGTGCCCCGGATGCCGCAGCCCGCGGCGGCGAGCGTGAGCGCCGCCACGGCGGCGGCGCGCCGCCCCGTCCGCCTGATCGGCGTCATCGCCCGTCCTCCGTGCCCTCGTCGGCCGCGCGGGCCGTGCCGCGGTCCCTGCGGTCGCCGTCCGTCAGCGGTGTGGCGTCCATCGGCAGCCGCAGGGTGAAGACCGCGCCGCCCTCGGGGAGGTTGGCCGCGGTGATCTCCCCGCCGTGGATATGTGCGTTCTCCAGCGCGATCGACAGGCCCAGACCGCTGCCTTCCGACCGCGGCCGGGAGGCGCTCGCCTTGTAGAAGCGGTCGAAGACATGCGGAAGGACTTCCTCCGGGATGCCGGGGCCGTGATCCCGTACGCGGATCACCAGCTCGCCGCCCCCGGGTCCCGCGTCCGGCTCCTGCCCGGACCGCTCCGGACCCTCCTGCTCCGCACCGGCTTCCGGGCCGCCGGACGCATGGGGCGCGGCCGGACCGCCGGTGACCGCCGTGCTGCCCGCCCGGCCACCCGCACCGTCACCCGGCACCTCCTCGGTGTGCACCGAGACCCGCACCGGCGAGCCGCCGTGCTTGAGGGCGTTGCCGATCAGATTCGCCAGGATCACATCGAGCCGCCGCGGGTCCAGACGGGCCACGATGCCGCGGTCCGCGTCCAGCTCGACGGCGTCCAGCCAGGCCCGGGCGTCGACACAGGCGGTCACCTGGTCCGCGACATCGACGTCGTCCAGCACCAGCCGGGCCGTCCCCGCGTCGAAGCGGGTGACCTCCATCAGGTTCTCCACGAGATCGTTCAGCCGCCGGGTCTCGCTGACCACCAGCTGCACGGCGGGAGCGATCATCGGGTCGAGGGAGTCCGCCTCCTCCTCCAGCACCTCGGAGACCGCGGTGATCGCGGTCAGCGGCGTCCGCAGCTCGTGCGACATATCGGCGACGAACCGCCGGGACGCCGCCTCGCGCCCGCTCAGCTCCTCGACCCGGTGCTCCAGACGCTCCGCCGTACGGTTGAACGTCCGGGACAGATCGGCCAGTTCGTCCGTGCCGGTCACCCGCAGCCGGGTGTCCAGCCGCCCCTCGCCCAGCTGCCGCGCGGCATGCCCCAGCCGCTGTACGGGCCGCAGCACGGTCGTCGCCGCGGCCTGCGCCAGCAGCGCCGAGCCGACCAGCGCGAGCGCGGTCGCGATCCCCAGCGACCAGGCCAGCGAGTTGAGGTCCTGCCGCTCGGCGGCCAGCGACTTGATCATGTAGCCGGTGGGCCCGCCGCCGATCACCTTCGCCCCGGCGACGAGGTAGGGGGCGTCCCCGACTTCCTTGCGCTGCCAGTACAGATGGTGCGCGTAGCGGTTGGACTCGTCGACCGGGCGCACCTCGTCGACCGCGGTACGCAGCGACAGGGGCACGCTGTCGAGTGTCAGCAGGTTCTTGTTCGTGGTGGCCGCGCAGGCCTTGCCCTCGCGGTCGGCCCCGATCAGCAGCACCGCGTAGTCCTGTGGCCCGGCCGCCATCTGCCGTGCCGCGTCCTGGAGTTCGGCACACCGCGGCCGCAGCGGCAGCGACCGTGTGCTGTCCTCCAGCGACTTGCGGAAGTCGTTGAGGACGGCGTTCTGGGTGCGCTCCAGAACGGTGTTGCGGTTGAGCCAGTACGCGATGCCCGACGCCGAGACCGCCGCGGTCAGCGCCACCAGCCCGAAGACCACGACCAGCCGCAGCCGCAGACTGGTCCAGCGCAGCAGCCCCGACGCCCGGCGCAGCCCCCGCAGTACCCGCTGTCCCGCCGCGGGCCCGGACGCGTTCCCGGCTCCGGCGTCCGCGCTGTCGTCCGTCGTATCGCCCGCGGAACGTTCCCTCACTGCGGCGAATCCAGCCGGTAGCCGACGCCACGGACCGTACGGATCAGGGTCGGCGAGGACGGTACGTCCTCCACCTTCGCCCGCAGCCGCTGCACACACGCGTCCACCAGGCGCGAGTCGCCCAGGTAGTCGTGCTCCCACACCAGCCGCAGCAGCTGCTGGCGGGACAGTGCCTGACCGGGGCGGCGGCTCAGCTCCAGCAGCAACCGCAGTTCGGTCGGTGTCAGTTGCAGATCCTCGCCGTTCTTGGTGACCGTCATCGCCGACCGGTCGATCACCAGCGAGCCGAACGTCGCCGAATCACTGGACTCCCGCTCGCCGCGGCGCAGCACGGCCCGGATCCGGGCGTCCAGCACCCGCCCCTGGACCGGTTTGACGACATAGTCGTCGGCGCCGGACTCCAGCCCCACCACGACGTCGATATCGTCGTTACGCGCGGTGAGCAGGATGATGGGCAGCTGGTCCGTACGCCTGATCCGCCGGCACACCTCGAAGCCGTCGATGCCCGGCAGCATCACATCCAGCACGATCAGGTCCGGGCGCTGCTCACGCAGCAGCTTCAGGCCGTCCTCGCCCGTCGCCGCGGTCACCACACGGTGACCCTGGCGCGACAGCGAGAGTTCGAGGGCCGTGCGGATGGCGTCGTCGTCCTCGATCAGCAACAGGAAAGGCACCCGGCCATTCTGGCCCATGGGACGCCGGGACATCGACACATGGCGCTCTCGTACACAAGGCCCAGCGCGTGAGGCCTCCGCGACGCGCCGCCCAGAGGCCTGTGACAGGCCTGTGACAGTCGACGGACAACGCGATGAAACTGGCTTGGCAGTCTTTTGGGCACCGGGAGAGATCAACAACCCGGAACACACCGAACGAGCTGGCTCTACGACGGGGGGCGCGAGATGAACACACTGCACGGCAGCACTTCCAGCGCAGTTATCACGCGACTCCACGATGTCGTCCGGTCCGGCGAGAAGTCCGGTGCCGTACGGGGCTGCACCCGCAGCACCGGGCGTCAGCGGCCGCCCTTCATGGTGGCCATCGACGCGATGACGGTGGAAATCGACCCGGGGCACGGGGGCAAGGCCGCCCACAGGGGAGACAACGGGGGAAACACCGGGGGAGCGGAGTACGGGGAGGCCACGGGGGAACGGCGTTCCGCGTCGGAGGCGGCCGAGGCCGAAGCGGCCTTCACCGCCTACGTCCAGGAGCGCCGCGCCTCCCTGTACGCCACCGCCTACCACCTGACCGGCGACCGCTTCGAGGCCGAGGACCTGCTCCAGAGCGCGCTGTTCTCGACCTTCCGGGCGTGGGACCGGATCAGTGACAAGGCGGCGCTCGGCGGCTATCTGCGCCGCACCATGACCAATCTGCACATCAGCGCCTGGCGCCGGCGCAAGCTCAACGAGTACCCGACCGAGGAGCTGCCGGAGACGGCGGCCGACGCGGACGCGATGCGCGGCACCGAATTGCGCGCCGTGCTGTGGCAGGCGCTGGTCCGGCTGCCCGAGACGCAGCGCACGATGCTGGTGCTGCGCTACTACGAGGGCCGCACGGACCCGGAGATCGCGGACATTCTCAACATCAGTGTCGGCACGGTGAAGTCGAGCATCTGGCGCGCCCTGCGCCGGCTGCGTGAGGACGAGGTCCTCAGCTTCGGCCGTGACGAGGAGGAGTCCTTCGGCGAGCTGGTGGCCTGAGGACGGGGGGAAGCCCGGGGGCAGGGGGAACGCCCGAGGGGGAAACGGGGATACGGGGGAGCCGGCCGAAGCGGAGTGATCCACGGAGGCCGGGCGTATCGGGGGATACGGGGAAGCAAGGGGGAGCAGGGGGAAGGAAAGGCGGGTTCGGACGGCCGGGGGGTCTGTCCGAACCCGCTTCTTCGTGTCTGCTCGTCGTGCTGTGCGGGTGCCGTCGCTGCCCCGCCTCGCCCTGCCCCGGTCCCGTCAGGAAGGGACGGCCGCGCCGACCGCGTTTGGCGCGCCCGCGGCCGATATACGGGCCAGCGCCTCCGGCTTGGCGCAGGGGTGCGCGCCCAGGGCCGTGTGCCGGGCGACGACCGACCGCTCGGCGCGCAGCAGCCGCAGGCCGCGACGGACGAGATACGGGGCGGACTTGCGGCCCTCGCGCAGATCCCGCGCCAGCCGCCGGCGGAAGGTGGTGGTGGGGCGGCCGCGCAGACACAGCGCGTCGGCCAGCAGCCCCGCGGCCCGGCAGTCCGCGATGGCCTCGGCCGCGAAGATGCCCTCCGCGATGAACAGCGGGGCGCCGCCGAGGTCGAGCCCCGACGCGCCGACCCGGGCGCTGGTCGCGATGTCGTACACCGGAACGTCGGCACGCCCCGTACGGCACAGTGCGTCGATCGCCGCGAGCGCGGCGCCGGCGTCCCAGGACAGCGGCGCGTCCCAGTCGGCGCCGCCGCCGTCGGGCAGTTGCGGCAGTGTCGGGTCCGTCCCCTCCTTGTAGAAGTCGTCGAGGTTGAGGACGGGGAGGCCGCTGCGGGCGGCCAGGGACGTCTTGCCGGAACCCGAGGGGCCGGTCAGCAGGACGACCCGGGCGGCAGGGGGCCGGGCGGCGGGCGGCCGGGTGGCGGTGTGGGAGCTCACGGGCACCCATTGTCGCGTATTGCGCCGTGTGGGGTACCCCTGGCGCGCGAGGTGGATCGACTCCCGCCCCTCAACTACGCTACGCAGTCAATTGATTACCCAGATGTGCTGTCTCGCACAGCACTTCGAACCCCTTCGATCCACAGGCAGGTGGCACATGCCCTCCCACGCGCGTCCCAAGCCCAGTCGTGTTCCGCGCGCTCTGCTGCGGGCGGGACTGGTGATTTCCGCCGCCGGTGCGGCGCTCGCGGCGGGCGGTGCGGCGACGGCGAACGCGGCGCCCGCCGCGTCGGACCTCGCCACCGACACCGGCGCCGCGGCCTCGGGACTGACCGGCGCACTGCTGCACTCCGCGGCCGGCGGCCTCGGCCCGGTCAAGAACCTGAAGCTGGACCCGCTGGCCAACACCTCCGTCGACCCGCTCGCCAATGCGGTGAGCACCCAGATCGCCGACTTCAAGCCGGTGGGCACCACGCTGCTGACCGGCGCTCTCTCGAACGGCGCCGCGCTCAAGGACCTGCCGCTGGTGGGGACGGTGACGAGGGTGCTGCCGGGGTGAACGGCCGGGGCCGGGCCGCGGTCCGGCGCGGCGGGCGCCGCCCCGGCGGCTCCCCCTGCCCGGACCGCTCGCGCCCGCCGCAGCCGCCCCGGCCGTCGGGCGGGCCGCGGCAGGCCCGGGATCAGTGCCCCTGGGCCTCGTTGAGGTTCTCCGCGACCGTGCCGACCGCCCGCGTCCCCCGACTGTTGACCAGCCGGTTGTCGAGCAGCCGGCCGCCGGGCCGGCTCTCGCCCGTACCGCTGGGCGGCCGCGACGCCCGGTCGAGCACCTCGCCCAGCGCCCCCAAGATCCCCTTCTTGCGCGCCGACCGCTTCCGGGGCGCCCGCAGAGGGGCGGGCACAAGTGGCAGGTCCGGGTACTCGGTGTACTCCCTCGCCTCCCACAACACCTCACCGGGGTGGAGGAACTGGCGGCAGGGCGTGACGTGATCAGGTTTCACGCCCTCATCTTCCCTGTCCGGTACACCACAACAGTGCGGGGCCCCGCCACATAGGCGAGGCCCCGCACTGTCGTTCCGCGGACGCCGTCCGGGCGCCGCAGCAGCCCTAAACCCCCATGGGGTGCCAGACCGTCTTCGTCTCCAGGAAGGCCAGCAGGCGGCCGGTGCCGGGGTCGGCGGTCCAGTTGACCGGGGCCGGGCGCAGGACGCGCTTGAGGTTGTCGGCCGCGGCCGTCTCCAGGTCCTTCGCCAGCTCGCCGTCCGCGCCCGCGAGGTCGAGGGCGTTGACGTCCTGGTGGGCGGCGAGCGGGGCGGACAGCTCCGCGGTGCGGCCGGAGAGGATGTTGACCACGCCGCCCGGGAGGTCGGAGGTGGCGAGCACCTCGGCCAGGGAGAGAGCGGGCAGCGGGGCGTTCTCGGCGGCCGCCACAACCACCGTGTTGCCGGTGACGATCGCCGGGGCGATCACCGAGACCAGGCCGAGGAACGACGACTCCTGCGGGGCCAGGACCGCGACCACACCGGTCGGCTCGGGGGCGGAGACGTTGAAGTACGGGCCGGCCACCGGGTTGGTGCCGCCGGCGATCTGGGCGACCTTGTCGGACCAGCCCGCGTACCAGACCCAGCGGTCGATCGCCGCGTCCACCTGCGCCGTGGCCTTCGCCTTCGACAGCCCCTCGGCCGCGGCGACCTCGGCGGTGAACTGGTCGCGGCGGCCCTCCAGCATCTCGGCGATGCGGTAGAGGATCTGGCCGCGGTTGTAGGCCGTGGCGCCGGACCAGCCGCCGAACGCCTTACGGGCGGCGACCACCGCGTCCCGGGCGTCCTTACGGGAGGCCAGGGGCGCGTTGGCGAGCCATGTGCCCTTGGAGTCGGTCACCTCGTACACCCGCCCGCTCTCGGACCGGGGGAACTTGCCCCCGACGTACAGCTTGTAGGTCTTGAAGACGGAGAGTCGGCCAGTCAGCTCAGACATTGAGGTACGCCTCCAGACCGTGCCGGCCGCCCTCGCGGCCGTAGCCCGACTCCTGGTAGCCGCCGAAGGGCGACGCCGGGTCGAACTTGTTGAACGTGTTGGACCAGATGACGCCCGCGCGGAGCTTGTTCGCCATCCACAGCATCCGCGAGCCCTTCTCCGTCCAGATGCCGGCCGAGAGCCCGTAGGGGGTGTTGTTGGCCTTCTCCACGGCCTCGGCCGGGGTGCGGAAGGTCAGCACGGACAGCACCGGGCCGAAGATCTCCTCGCGGGCGATGCGGTGCGCCTGGGTGACGCCGGTGAACAGCGTCGGGGCGAACCAGTAGCCGGCGGAGGGGAGTTCGCAGGACGGCGACCAGCGCTCGGCGCCCTCGGCCTCGCCCGCGTCGGCCAGCGCGGTGATCCGGGCCAGCTGCTCGGCGGAGTTGATGGCGCCGATGTCGGTGTTCTTGTCGAGCGGGTCGCCGACGCGCAGGGTCTGCATCCGGCGCTTGAGAGCGTCCAGCAGCTCGTCCTGGACGGACTCCTGGACCAGCAGACGGGAGCCCGCGCAGCAGACGTGGCCCTGGTTGAAGAAGATGCCGTTGACGATGCCCTCGACGGCCTGGTCCAGCGGCGCGTCGTCGAAGACGATGTTCGCCGCCTTGCCGCCCAGCTCCAGGGTCACCTTCTTGTCGGTGCCGGCGACCGTACGGGCGATGGCCTTGCCGACGTCGGTGGAGCCGGTGAAGGCGACCTTGTTGACGTCCGGGTGCGCGACCAGCGCGGCGCCCGTGGAACCGTCTCCCGTCAGGATGTTGACGACACCCTTGGGCAGGCCCGCCTGGCGGCAGATGTCCGCGAAGAACAGCGCGGACAGCGGGGTCGTCTCGGCGGGCTTGAGGACGACCGTGTTGCCGGTCGCCAGCGCCGGGGCGATCTTCCACGCGAGCATGAGCAGCGGGAAGTTCCACGGGATGACCTGGCCGGCGACGCCCAGCGGGCGGGGGTTCGCGCCGTAGCCGGCGTGGTCGAGCTTGTCGGCCCAGCCCGCGTAGTAGAAGAAGTGCGCGGCGACCAGCGGCAGATCGGCGTCCCGGGACTCCCGGATCGGCTTGCCGTTGTCCAGCGACTCCAGCACGGCCAGCTCGCGCGAGCGCTCCTGGATGATCCGGGCGATCCGGAAGAGGTACTTGGCGCGCTCGGCGCCGGGCAGCGCGGACCACTTCTCGAAGGCCTTACGGGCGGCCGTCACGGCGCGGTCGACGTCGTCGCCGGTGGCCTGGGCGACCTCGGAGAGGACCTCCTCGGACGACGGGGAGACGGTCTTGAAGACCTTGCCGTCGGAGGCCGGGGCGAACTCGCCGTCGAT is part of the Streptomyces platensis genome and harbors:
- a CDS encoding PspC domain-containing protein, translating into MAAALVRPSNNRMIAGVCAGLARRFGMTPTTMRVLFVVSCLLPGPQFLVYLALWILLPSEDKAATGAAAW
- a CDS encoding VanZ family protein gives rise to the protein MQRHGPGTTAVPRMRVTGLLLLVAHLSIVAWLTLRPRTVPWVSATNLEPLATIRAELAHGLSWEVVQHLGGSVLLLAPLGVLLPLSAGRLNVSPLVSLTRTVFAGAMISLAIELLQSGVPGRVPDIDSVLLASLGVALAHLAVVPGARRRLRRRYGDLGEVTPRIPRVELAPQADVLSGSRTYL
- a CDS encoding sensor histidine kinase, which encodes MRERSAGDTTDDSADAGAGNASGPAAGQRVLRGLRRASGLLRWTSLRLRLVVVFGLVALTAAVSASGIAYWLNRNTVLERTQNAVLNDFRKSLEDSTRSLPLRPRCAELQDAARQMAAGPQDYAVLLIGADREGKACAATTNKNLLTLDSVPLSLRTAVDEVRPVDESNRYAHHLYWQRKEVGDAPYLVAGAKVIGGGPTGYMIKSLAAERQDLNSLAWSLGIATALALVGSALLAQAAATTVLRPVQRLGHAARQLGEGRLDTRLRVTGTDELADLSRTFNRTAERLEHRVEELSGREAASRRFVADMSHELRTPLTAITAVSEVLEEEADSLDPMIAPAVQLVVSETRRLNDLVENLMEVTRFDAGTARLVLDDVDVADQVTACVDARAWLDAVELDADRGIVARLDPRRLDVILANLIGNALKHGGSPVRVSVHTEEVPGDGAGGRAGSTAVTGGPAAPHASGGPEAGAEQEGPERSGQEPDAGPGGGELVIRVRDHGPGIPEEVLPHVFDRFYKASASRPRSEGSGLGLSIALENAHIHGGEITAANLPEGGAVFTLRLPMDATPLTDGDRRDRGTARAADEGTEDGR
- the afsQ1 gene encoding two-component system response regulator AfsQ1 translates to MPFLLLIEDDDAIRTALELSLSRQGHRVVTAATGEDGLKLLREQRPDLIVLDVMLPGIDGFEVCRRIRRTDQLPIILLTARNDDIDVVVGLESGADDYVVKPVQGRVLDARIRAVLRRGERESSDSATFGSLVIDRSAMTVTKNGEDLQLTPTELRLLLELSRRPGQALSRQQLLRLVWEHDYLGDSRLVDACVQRLRAKVEDVPSSPTLIRTVRGVGYRLDSPQ
- a CDS encoding SigE family RNA polymerase sigma factor, translating into MNTLHGSTSSAVITRLHDVVRSGEKSGAVRGCTRSTGRQRPPFMVAIDAMTVEIDPGHGGKAAHRGDNGGNTGGAEYGEATGERRSASEAAEAEAAFTAYVQERRASLYATAYHLTGDRFEAEDLLQSALFSTFRAWDRISDKAALGGYLRRTMTNLHISAWRRRKLNEYPTEELPETAADADAMRGTELRAVLWQALVRLPETQRTMLVLRYYEGRTDPEIADILNISVGTVKSSIWRALRRLREDEVLSFGRDEEESFGELVA
- a CDS encoding ATP-binding protein → MSSHTATRPPAARPPAARVVLLTGPSGSGKTSLAARSGLPVLNLDDFYKEGTDPTLPQLPDGGGADWDAPLSWDAGAALAAIDALCRTGRADVPVYDIATSARVGASGLDLGGAPLFIAEGIFAAEAIADCRAAGLLADALCLRGRPTTTFRRRLARDLREGRKSAPYLVRRGLRLLRAERSVVARHTALGAHPCAKPEALARISAAGAPNAVGAAVPS
- a CDS encoding aldehyde dehydrogenase family protein; amino-acid sequence: MSELTGRLSVFKTYKLYVGGKFPRSESGRVYEVTDSKGTWLANAPLASRKDARDAVVAARKAFGGWSGATAYNRGQILYRIAEMLEGRRDQFTAEVAAAEGLSKAKATAQVDAAIDRWVWYAGWSDKVAQIAGGTNPVAGPYFNVSAPEPTGVVAVLAPQESSFLGLVSVIAPAIVTGNTVVVAAAENAPLPALSLAEVLATSDLPGGVVNILSGRTAELSAPLAAHQDVNALDLAGADGELAKDLETAAADNLKRVLRPAPVNWTADPGTGRLLAFLETKTVWHPMGV
- a CDS encoding aldehyde dehydrogenase family protein, translated to MTFDYAPAPESRSVVDIAPSYGLFIDGEFAPASDGKVFKTVSPSSEEVLSEVAQATGDDVDRAVTAARKAFEKWSALPGAERAKYLFRIARIIQERSRELAVLESLDNGKPIRESRDADLPLVAAHFFYYAGWADKLDHAGYGANPRPLGVAGQVIPWNFPLLMLAWKIAPALATGNTVVLKPAETTPLSALFFADICRQAGLPKGVVNILTGDGSTGAALVAHPDVNKVAFTGSTDVGKAIARTVAGTDKKVTLELGGKAANIVFDDAPLDQAVEGIVNGIFFNQGHVCCAGSRLLVQESVQDELLDALKRRMQTLRVGDPLDKNTDIGAINSAEQLARITALADAGEAEGAERWSPSCELPSAGYWFAPTLFTGVTQAHRIAREEIFGPVLSVLTFRTPAEAVEKANNTPYGLSAGIWTEKGSRMLWMANKLRAGVIWSNTFNKFDPASPFGGYQESGYGREGGRHGLEAYLNV